From Homalodisca vitripennis isolate AUS2020 chromosome 1, UT_GWSS_2.1, whole genome shotgun sequence, the proteins below share one genomic window:
- the LOC124359004 gene encoding uncharacterized protein LOC124359004 — translation MAWEIPSWIDEAFLASTLQGDDTKQKVSIVKYSVKPAVPTGENYSSQIFRVAVNYTTDKSSTEQTKSLIIKAPHTKGIAAEFASMFVEFDIFSKEKRMYDELLPKMHNKLNLQFGPKFLHSPVEKALVLRDLNEGGYTMAKRNQQLDFSHCSLGLSVLAKYHACSVAIHKENPTFIEGLGREVLYSNESPIGQQVKEWTGPLFNIIGGILQKKGGCEQYIDLLSSKLDGLWDSLIEKFKPRENGLNVLNHGDFWVNNMLFKYDDSGEVTEVKLIDFAVPRYTTPATDIVYFIWSSANEEVRENRLDELSDVYLQSLNATLELLKCEERLSKSELTKELKCFSDWALTLICQFLPLVLTDPKDAINMEEFTLADLDLSNPSNQMLKVYQGKLFQAALPTALRHHQKWVSSFEI, via the coding sequence ATGGCGTGGGAGATTCCTTCCTGGATCGACGAAGCCTTTCTTGCTTCTACCCTCCAAGGAGACGACACCAAGCAAAAGGTTTCGATTGTCAAGTATTCAGTAAAGCCGGCTGTACCAACTGGTGAAAACTACTCCAGCCAGATATTTAGAGTCGCTGTAAATTACACAACAGACAAGTCATCTACAGAACAAACCAAATCGCTTATAATCAAGGCACCGCACACTAAAGGAATTGCTGCTGAATTTGCTAGCATGTTCGTGGAATTCGACATTTTTTCAAAAGAGAAAAGAATGTACGATGAGCTGTTACCAAAGATGCATAATAAATTAAACCTCCAGTTTGGTCCAAAATTTCTCCACAGCCCAGTAGAAAAGGCGTTGGTTCTACGGGACTTGAACGAAGGAGGCTATACTATGGCTAAACGCAATCAACAACTGGATTTTTCTCACTGCTCACTGGGTTTGTCAGTCCTAGCGAAATACCACGCTTGTTCAGTAGCAATTCATAAGGAAAACCCAACATTTATTGAAGGTCTCGGTAGAGAAGTCTTGTACAGTAACGAAAGCCCTATTGGTCAACAAGTAAAGGAATGGACAGGCCCTTTATTCAACATCATCGGTGGAATTTTACAAAAGAAGGGAGGTTGTGAACAGTATATAGACTTGCTATCAAGCAAACTCGATGGGCTGTGGGACTCTCTTATTGAAAAGTTCAAACCCAGAGAGAACGGGCTAAATGTCCTCAACCATGGAGACTTTTGGGTGAATAACATGCTATTCAAGTACGACGATTCTGGAGAAGTCACAGAAGTTAAACTCATCGATTTTGCTGTTCCTAGGTACACGACTCCAGCAACTGACATCGTCTACTTCATATGGAGCAGTGCAAACGAAGAAGTTCGAGAGAATCGGCTGGACGAGCTAAGTGACGTGTACCTCCAGAGCCTCAATGCGACATTGGAGCTGCTGAAGTGCGAGGAACGGTTATCCAAGTCGGAGTTGACAAAGGAACTCAAATGTTTCAGTGACTGGGCGCTCACTCTCATCTGCCAGTTTTTACCTCTAGTACTGACAGATCCTAAAGATGCCATCAACATGGAGGAGTTCACTCTGGCGGATTTGGATCTCAGTAACCCTTCAAACCAAATGCTTAAGGTGTATCAAGGAAAACTGTTTCAAGCTGCTCTTCCAACTGCTTTAAGACATCACCAAAAATGGGTATCTTCCTTTGAGATATAA